In Actinoplanes derwentensis, the following proteins share a genomic window:
- a CDS encoding MarR family winged helix-turn-helix transcriptional regulator gives MAEPLTGTQLAHWRTFIESSWALHTRLEDELRAATGLSMNDYHVMVALADATGHRIRMGELANRLVLSPSRITYQINSMIKRGLVRKESCSEDGRGQQAVLTDLGVQTLRDAAPAHLDTVHKAFIDRLDDEELAVIGRVFAKIRSV, from the coding sequence ATGGCCGAACCGTTGACCGGGACCCAGCTCGCGCACTGGCGCACCTTCATCGAGAGCTCGTGGGCACTGCACACCCGCCTCGAGGACGAGCTGCGCGCGGCCACCGGCCTGAGCATGAACGACTACCACGTCATGGTCGCGCTCGCCGACGCGACCGGCCACCGGATCCGGATGGGTGAGCTGGCCAACCGGCTGGTGCTGTCGCCGAGCCGGATCACCTACCAGATCAACTCCATGATCAAGCGTGGCCTGGTGCGCAAGGAGAGCTGTTCCGAGGACGGGCGCGGCCAGCAGGCCGTGCTCACCGACCTCGGTGTGCAGACCCTGCGCGACGCCGCCCCCGCCCACCTGGACACCGTCCACAAAGCCTTCATCGATCGCCTCGACGACGAGGAACTGGCCGTGATCGGCCGCGTCTTCGCCAAAATCAGGAGCGTGTGA
- a CDS encoding ATP-binding SpoIIE family protein phosphatase, producing MVGTAGFGAAAFGAPGSGAAGFGADSRPPGPFTTLPVQMSGAQHTGAGCAALVHAFDWSATSLGPITRWDPAVRAAVELVLASPVPMLLTVGDDFLIIYNDAYAEVLDALHPSALGRPAQRAFGAAWDQPGLGDVIQQVHRSSRAILEPESQVQFAPGHTEPAFYTRGHSVIRTARGEVAGVLTVAAETTHVIHRLQSLGELTARLAGALTIDDVTRVVLAYAMASFDLDHCVLAVDDGLTYRYVRRIRGEMLDEADERLPPVWRRIGADRAAPAVAAAETGVATFVSDGEPLREVASDRHETRVRALAALPLRTPSVRGALTVGFRRAHVWLPAERALLQAAAELVAQAAERARQFEAQHGTAQLLQRSMLPEHLPELDTFRIAARYDVGVDGNAAGGDFYDAFHLADGRLAMVLGDVAGHDVRAAAVMGQVRAALRAMALTDPAPPSVLAGLDRLVGSLGAESRNEEIFVTVVYGVLDPSDGTVTMASAGHPPPVLRRAGHGGEPATAELVKVPPGAPLGLGGRWQTGTVRLERGDTILMFSDGVVERRGHGLNEGLDALVSAAAASSSGDPRNMCSLATAAVEGTTDDDVAVLAVEHAMAMSRSATMQVAAEPTGPSRVRQWMTARLREWSVPDPVIGSAILCTSELTTNALLHAGTPAQVHIDLNAERLLVSVADTGTRGSVIRARADTLASRGRGLGLIEDLSDSWGTDPTVRGSTVWFEMLLAGKAPA from the coding sequence ATGGTCGGCACGGCGGGTTTCGGGGCAGCTGCGTTCGGGGCGCCTGGATCCGGGGCGGCCGGGTTCGGCGCGGACAGCCGCCCGCCGGGCCCGTTCACCACGCTGCCCGTGCAGATGTCCGGGGCGCAGCACACCGGGGCCGGCTGCGCGGCGCTGGTGCACGCCTTCGACTGGTCGGCCACCTCGCTCGGCCCGATCACCCGGTGGGATCCGGCGGTCCGGGCCGCGGTCGAGCTGGTGCTCGCCTCCCCGGTGCCGATGCTGCTCACCGTCGGCGACGACTTCCTGATCATCTACAACGACGCCTATGCCGAAGTCCTCGACGCGCTGCACCCGTCGGCGCTGGGCCGGCCGGCCCAGCGGGCGTTCGGTGCCGCGTGGGACCAGCCGGGCCTGGGTGACGTGATCCAGCAGGTGCACCGCAGCAGCCGGGCGATCCTGGAGCCGGAGAGCCAGGTGCAGTTCGCGCCCGGCCACACCGAGCCTGCCTTCTACACCCGCGGCCACTCGGTGATCCGCACGGCGCGGGGCGAGGTGGCCGGGGTTCTGACGGTGGCCGCCGAGACCACCCACGTGATCCACCGGCTGCAGAGCCTCGGTGAGCTGACCGCGCGACTGGCCGGCGCCCTCACCATCGACGACGTCACCCGAGTGGTCCTGGCGTACGCGATGGCGTCCTTCGATCTGGATCACTGTGTCCTCGCCGTCGACGACGGCCTGACCTATCGCTATGTCCGCCGGATCCGGGGCGAGATGCTCGACGAGGCCGACGAGCGGCTGCCACCGGTGTGGCGCCGGATCGGCGCGGACCGGGCGGCGCCCGCGGTGGCGGCGGCCGAGACCGGTGTGGCGACGTTCGTCTCCGACGGGGAGCCGTTGCGGGAGGTGGCCAGCGACCGGCACGAGACCCGGGTCCGGGCCCTGGCCGCGCTGCCGCTGCGCACACCGTCGGTGCGGGGCGCGCTGACCGTCGGTTTCCGGCGGGCGCACGTCTGGCTGCCGGCCGAGCGGGCACTGCTGCAGGCGGCGGCCGAGCTGGTCGCGCAGGCCGCCGAGCGGGCCCGGCAGTTCGAGGCCCAGCACGGGACGGCGCAGTTGCTGCAGCGCAGCATGCTGCCCGAGCACCTGCCGGAGCTGGACACGTTCCGCATCGCCGCGCGGTACGACGTGGGCGTCGACGGCAACGCGGCCGGTGGTGACTTCTACGACGCGTTCCATCTGGCCGACGGCCGGCTGGCGATGGTGCTCGGCGACGTGGCCGGGCACGACGTGCGGGCCGCCGCGGTGATGGGGCAGGTCCGGGCCGCGCTACGGGCGATGGCACTGACCGACCCGGCGCCGCCGAGCGTGCTGGCCGGGCTGGACCGGCTGGTCGGCTCGCTGGGCGCCGAGTCTCGCAACGAGGAGATCTTCGTGACCGTCGTCTACGGGGTTCTGGACCCGTCGGACGGTACGGTCACCATGGCCAGTGCCGGGCATCCGCCACCGGTGTTGCGCCGAGCCGGGCACGGCGGCGAGCCGGCCACCGCCGAGCTGGTGAAAGTGCCGCCCGGCGCCCCGCTGGGGCTGGGTGGGCGCTGGCAGACCGGCACGGTGCGGCTGGAGCGCGGCGACACCATCCTGATGTTCAGTGACGGTGTGGTGGAGCGCCGTGGCCACGGCCTCAACGAAGGGCTGGACGCGCTGGTGTCGGCCGCTGCCGCGTCGTCGAGCGGCGACCCGCGCAACATGTGCTCGCTGGCCACCGCCGCGGTCGAGGGCACCACCGACGACGACGTGGCGGTCCTCGCGGTGGAGCACGCCATGGCGATGAGCCGGTCGGCGACGATGCAGGTGGCGGCGGAGCCGACCGGGCCGAGCCGGGTGCGGCAGTGGATGACCGCCCGGCTGCGCGAGTGGAGTGTGCCGGACCCGGTGATCGGCTCGGCGATCCTGTGCACCAGTGAGCTGACCACCAACGCGCTGCTGCACGCGGGCACCCCGGCCCAGGTGCACATCGACCTCAACGCGGAGCGCCTGCTGGTGTCGGTCGCGGACACCGGCACCCGCGGCAGTGTGATCCGGGCACGTGCCGACACCCTGGCCAGCCGGGGCCGTGGCCTGGGCCTGATCGAGGACCTCAGCGACTCGTGGGGCACCGACCCGACGGTGCGCGGCTCGACCGTGTGGTTCGAGATGCTCTTGGCGGGTAAAGCGCCTGCATGA
- a CDS encoding cellulose binding domain-containing protein, whose amino-acid sequence MTEPPRGVRPDTADLQKMGESSTPYDPGDGTAWQSANDKQDYAEYGPEQLPARRPGETLQRIGPDLMDRRYDALAAWNESAQTMTMAAIGDEPRPAYPQSFDPDSFRDAVPQHSVPPARTVRRALRARRERIAAGVVGVALLGAGTAVAWGSAGEPGTPVATGTAVAVRTTEADPGDGVEPVATGDTEPSSTPSAGAATSASPVPSPSVSSRPRRIVTLPAVRNSRGPSRTSVGPTAGSPALSASYEYDSGAGSVRVANTGDADATDWTVGLTVPGGETVTVTSGDVVVVQSGSSVTFRPSGARVPPAGLVAFSFAVDPVPAEEPGGCTIDGSSCG is encoded by the coding sequence GTGACCGAACCACCGCGCGGTGTGCGCCCCGACACCGCAGACCTGCAGAAAATGGGGGAGAGTTCCACCCCGTACGATCCGGGCGACGGCACTGCGTGGCAGTCGGCGAACGACAAGCAGGACTACGCGGAGTACGGGCCGGAACAGCTTCCCGCCCGTCGCCCCGGCGAGACCCTGCAGCGGATCGGCCCGGACCTGATGGACCGCCGGTACGACGCGCTCGCCGCCTGGAACGAGTCCGCGCAGACCATGACGATGGCCGCGATCGGCGACGAGCCTCGTCCGGCGTACCCGCAATCGTTTGATCCTGATTCCTTCCGGGACGCCGTGCCCCAGCACTCCGTGCCGCCCGCGCGAACCGTGCGCCGTGCTCTCCGGGCCCGTCGTGAGCGGATCGCCGCAGGTGTCGTGGGTGTCGCCCTGCTCGGCGCCGGAACGGCCGTCGCCTGGGGCAGCGCCGGTGAGCCGGGCACCCCGGTCGCCACCGGAACCGCCGTGGCCGTCCGGACCACCGAGGCGGACCCCGGTGACGGCGTGGAACCGGTGGCCACCGGCGACACCGAACCGTCGTCCACCCCGTCGGCCGGCGCCGCCACCTCCGCGTCGCCGGTGCCGTCCCCGTCGGTGAGCAGCCGGCCCCGCCGGATCGTCACCCTGCCCGCCGTCCGGAACTCCCGCGGCCCGTCCCGGACCTCCGTCGGTCCCACCGCCGGAAGCCCCGCGCTCAGCGCCTCCTACGAGTACGACAGCGGCGCCGGTTCCGTCCGGGTCGCCAACACCGGGGACGCCGACGCCACCGACTGGACCGTCGGCCTCACCGTTCCCGGCGGCGAGACCGTGACCGTGACCAGCGGCGACGTGGTCGTCGTGCAGTCCGGGAGCAGTGTGACCTTCCGGCCGTCCGGAGCCCGGGTGCCGCCGGCTGGTCTCGTCGCCTTCTCGTTCGCCGTCGACCCGGTCCCGGCCGAGGAGCCCGGCGGCTGCACCATCGACGGCAGTTCCTGCGGGTAG
- a CDS encoding helix-turn-helix domain-containing protein: protein MSEATELAAAAGSTDPRVGLRAVVALRRLLEGLEQLQVANARARGWSWQEIADALDVTRQGVHKKHARLMPMPDPRKD from the coding sequence ATGAGTGAAGCTACCGAGCTTGCCGCGGCTGCTGGCAGCACTGACCCCCGGGTCGGGCTGCGGGCGGTGGTGGCGTTGCGGCGTCTGCTCGAAGGGCTCGAGCAACTTCAGGTCGCCAACGCCCGGGCCAGAGGATGGTCCTGGCAGGAGATCGCCGACGCCCTCGACGTGACCCGACAGGGCGTGCACAAGAAGCATGCCCGCCTGATGCCGATGCCCGACCCGCGGAAGGACTGA
- a CDS encoding GNAT family N-acetyltransferase, whose translation MKIRQATPADADELVRLRATMLRTVSAQNWDDDWREPARASLARRLGAAEPTLAAFVADRPDGPGLAACVVGLVEERLGGPGNPGGRVGYVFSVSTDPDMRRRGYSRACMEALLRWFRDQGVPIVDLRASPSGEPLYTSLGFVRTSDPAMRLRL comes from the coding sequence GTGAAGATCCGCCAAGCCACCCCCGCCGACGCCGACGAACTGGTCCGCCTGCGCGCCACCATGCTTCGCACGGTCAGCGCTCAGAACTGGGACGACGACTGGCGTGAACCCGCCCGCGCCTCCCTGGCCCGCCGCCTCGGCGCCGCCGAACCCACCCTCGCCGCCTTCGTGGCCGACCGCCCCGACGGCCCCGGCCTGGCCGCCTGCGTAGTGGGCCTGGTCGAGGAACGCCTCGGCGGCCCGGGCAACCCCGGCGGCCGGGTCGGCTACGTGTTCAGCGTCTCCACGGACCCCGACATGCGCCGCCGCGGTTACTCCCGCGCCTGCATGGAGGCGCTCCTGCGATGGTTCCGCGACCAGGGCGTCCCGATCGTCGACCTGCGGGCGTCACCGAGCGGCGAACCCCTCTACACATCCCTGGGGTTCGTCCGCACGTCCGACCCGGCGATGCGACTGCGCCTTTAA
- a CDS encoding VOC family protein, translating into MTPCWVELASADPARAAQFYAELFGWESAGDRFKLGGRAVAGLTRSQYDRPDGWLTHLSTPDLEETLEQVALSGGHCLSHPAEAHGGRRAIVADPNGAIIGLWQGHDFAGAQAGAEPGTMSWPELITDDADAAARFYGSAFGWLLQHEFGSGEWLNHAHDAIAGLAPGYRGAWWRAAFQVEDIQATADHCERMGGAVILEPSEAGLTALAELRDPFGARFTIAAPVHHPVELTVSLGSLPAWD; encoded by the coding sequence TTGACACCTTGCTGGGTCGAACTGGCGAGTGCGGATCCCGCACGCGCGGCACAGTTCTACGCAGAGTTGTTCGGCTGGGAGTCGGCGGGTGATCGGTTCAAGCTCGGCGGACGCGCCGTCGCCGGCCTCACCCGCAGTCAGTACGACCGTCCCGACGGGTGGCTCACCCACCTGAGCACACCCGACCTCGAAGAGACCCTCGAGCAGGTCGCCCTCTCCGGCGGGCACTGCCTGAGCCACCCGGCCGAGGCGCACGGCGGGCGGCGCGCGATCGTCGCCGACCCGAACGGGGCCATCATCGGCCTGTGGCAGGGGCACGACTTCGCCGGGGCGCAAGCCGGTGCCGAGCCCGGCACGATGTCCTGGCCGGAACTCATCACCGACGACGCGGACGCCGCGGCCCGCTTCTACGGCTCCGCGTTCGGCTGGCTGCTGCAGCACGAATTCGGCTCCGGCGAATGGCTCAACCACGCGCACGACGCCATCGCCGGTCTGGCACCCGGATACCGGGGCGCCTGGTGGCGTGCCGCTTTCCAGGTCGAGGACATCCAGGCCACCGCCGACCACTGCGAACGCATGGGCGGCGCGGTCATCCTGGAACCGTCCGAAGCCGGCCTGACCGCCCTCGCCGAACTGCGCGACCCGTTCGGCGCCCGCTTCACCATCGCCGCACCGGTGCACCACCCGGTCGAACTGACCGTCTCCCTGGGCAGCCTGCCCGCCTGGGACTGA
- a CDS encoding pirin family protein: MPAITVDDVLVLPRLPEHDPATEVRPVRRLTTAPKGFEGEGFPVRRAFAGVPLTELDPFIHLDQMGEVDYAPGEPKGTPWHPHRGFETVTYMIDGIMDHQDSLGSGGSIANSDTQWMTAGSGILHIETPPEHLVMSGGLFHGLQLWVNLPRASKMIDPKYQDIRGSKAALLTTPDGGALIRVIAGEVAGHSGPGSTFTPINLAHVTMQPGSRLDLPWQPDYNALVYALSGEGWVGADLRPFHLGQLATHGPGDTIRVEAKTELDLFIMGGKPIREPIAHYGPFVMNTQAELKQAFEDFQKGRLGVIPAGRVPHTD, translated from the coding sequence ATGCCTGCCATCACCGTCGACGACGTCCTCGTTCTGCCCCGTCTGCCGGAGCACGACCCGGCGACCGAGGTCCGGCCGGTTCGCCGGCTGACCACCGCACCCAAGGGTTTCGAGGGTGAGGGCTTCCCGGTCCGGCGGGCCTTCGCGGGCGTGCCGTTGACCGAGCTGGACCCGTTCATCCACCTGGACCAGATGGGCGAGGTGGACTACGCGCCGGGTGAGCCGAAGGGCACTCCGTGGCATCCGCACCGGGGGTTCGAGACGGTCACCTACATGATCGACGGGATCATGGACCACCAGGACTCGCTGGGCAGCGGCGGTTCGATCGCCAACAGTGACACCCAGTGGATGACGGCCGGATCCGGGATTCTGCACATCGAGACGCCGCCGGAGCACCTGGTGATGAGCGGCGGCCTGTTCCACGGGCTGCAGCTGTGGGTGAACCTGCCGCGGGCCTCGAAGATGATCGACCCGAAATATCAGGACATCCGCGGGTCGAAAGCCGCACTGCTCACCACCCCGGACGGTGGCGCCCTGATCCGGGTCATCGCCGGTGAGGTCGCCGGGCACAGTGGACCGGGGAGCACGTTCACCCCGATCAACCTCGCCCACGTGACCATGCAGCCGGGGTCACGGCTCGACCTGCCGTGGCAGCCGGACTACAACGCCCTGGTCTACGCGCTGAGCGGCGAGGGCTGGGTCGGCGCCGATCTGCGGCCGTTCCACCTGGGGCAGCTCGCCACGCACGGGCCGGGCGACACGATCCGGGTCGAGGCGAAGACCGAGCTGGACCTGTTCATCATGGGCGGGAAGCCGATCCGGGAGCCGATCGCGCACTACGGCCCGTTCGTGATGAACACCCAGGCCGAGCTGAAGCAGGCGTTCGAGGACTTCCAGAAGGGCCGGCTCGGCGTGATTCCGGCCGGGCGGGTGCCCCACACCGATTGA
- a CDS encoding cation:proton antiporter, with translation MILAGVTVSDALFALFGVGALLAGILPRLLERRPMSMPMAFLGLGMIIFGLPLGLPAADPLAHPELTEHLTEICVIVALMGAGLKIDRPFSRRRWASTGRLLMVAMPVTIAATALLGWWWAGLVPASALLLGAAMAPTDPVLASDVQVGEPTDEEDSEDEVRFALTSEAGLNDGLAFPFVYAAIAIAAHGLAPAGWFTDWVLVDVLYKGLAGLAGGLLVGKLLGRLFFRAKRASLRLARHSEGFLALAATFLAYGLVEVIGGYGFVAVFVAARMIRGAERSHDYHQVLHDFAEQIERLLTVLLLLLLGGAVVGGLLAPLTWQAALAGLTLIFLVRPLSAFAALRGAPGRTSEHWVIAIFGIRGVGTFYYLAYAVTHADFPNADLLWATAAFVVVVSVVLHGVAATPVMRYLDHSTAHKE, from the coding sequence ATGATCCTGGCGGGCGTCACGGTGTCCGATGCGTTGTTCGCTCTCTTCGGTGTCGGGGCCCTGCTCGCCGGGATCCTGCCGCGGCTGCTGGAGCGGCGCCCGATGTCCATGCCGATGGCCTTCCTCGGACTCGGCATGATCATCTTCGGTTTGCCGCTGGGGCTGCCCGCGGCTGATCCGCTGGCCCATCCGGAGCTGACCGAGCACCTCACCGAGATCTGCGTGATCGTCGCCCTGATGGGCGCCGGGCTGAAGATCGACCGCCCGTTCAGCCGGCGCCGCTGGGCGTCGACCGGCCGGCTGCTGATGGTGGCGATGCCGGTGACGATCGCGGCGACCGCGCTGCTGGGCTGGTGGTGGGCCGGGCTGGTGCCGGCGTCGGCGCTGCTGCTGGGCGCGGCGATGGCCCCGACCGATCCGGTGCTGGCCTCCGACGTACAGGTCGGCGAGCCGACGGACGAGGAGGACTCCGAGGACGAGGTGCGGTTCGCGCTCACCTCCGAAGCCGGGCTGAACGACGGGCTGGCGTTCCCGTTCGTCTACGCGGCGATCGCGATCGCCGCGCACGGGCTCGCCCCCGCCGGCTGGTTCACCGACTGGGTACTGGTGGACGTCCTCTACAAGGGCCTGGCCGGGCTGGCCGGCGGTCTGCTGGTCGGGAAGCTGCTGGGCCGGCTGTTCTTCCGGGCCAAACGCGCCTCGTTGCGGCTGGCCCGGCACTCCGAGGGGTTCCTGGCCCTGGCGGCGACCTTCCTGGCGTACGGGCTGGTCGAGGTCATCGGCGGCTACGGTTTCGTCGCGGTGTTCGTGGCGGCGCGGATGATCCGGGGGGCTGAGCGCTCCCACGACTACCACCAGGTGCTGCACGATTTCGCCGAGCAGATCGAGCGGCTGCTGACCGTACTGCTGCTGCTTCTGCTGGGTGGCGCGGTCGTCGGCGGGTTGCTGGCGCCGCTCACCTGGCAGGCCGCTCTGGCCGGTCTCACACTGATCTTCCTGGTCCGTCCACTGTCCGCTTTCGCCGCTTTGCGCGGTGCCCCCGGACGCACGTCGGAACACTGGGTGATCGCGATCTTCGGTATCCGTGGCGTCGGCACGTTTTATTACTTAGCGTATGCAGTTACGCACGCCGATTTCCCGAACGCCGACCTCCTGTGGGCCACCGCGGCATTCGTCGTCGTCGTGTCCGTAGTGCTGCACGGAGTAGCGGCAACACCGGTCATGCGTTACCTGGATCACTCGACTGCTCACAAAGAGTAA
- a CDS encoding aminopeptidase — protein sequence MDRIQRFADVVVRAGVNVQPGQGVILRTDTAHLEIARAVVEAAYAAGAGWVEPIWSDGPMRRSAVEHSSLESLTSTRGWAVQRYQEWSEQGVASIALLGDPNPHILDGTDPAKAAANRSEELRAWREAMMGRLRWTAVGAPNPGWATQVFGEPDTERLWEAVATAMRLDAEDPAAAWRERAATLAERGAALDALELTSIRYEGSGTDLTVGLIPGCLWTGGGLIDEAGIAYMPNIPTEEVFTSPDRSTAEGTLRVTKPLVLNGQLVLGLRLVLAAGRIVEVSADSGVEAVRAQLESDPGARYLGEVSLVDRDSRIARAGIVFHNTLFDENAGCHVAWGSSFPFAVPGGLAKSQDERAALGLNVSTVHTDVVIGGEGITVTGTGPKGVTEIIRDDEWVL from the coding sequence ATGGACCGGATCCAGCGATTCGCTGATGTCGTGGTCCGGGCTGGCGTCAACGTCCAGCCCGGGCAGGGAGTCATTCTGCGCACGGACACCGCGCACCTGGAGATCGCCCGCGCGGTCGTCGAGGCGGCCTATGCCGCTGGCGCCGGGTGGGTGGAGCCGATCTGGTCGGACGGGCCGATGCGCCGGTCCGCCGTCGAGCACTCCAGCCTGGAGTCGCTGACCAGCACCCGCGGCTGGGCGGTGCAGCGTTACCAGGAGTGGTCCGAGCAGGGGGTCGCCTCGATCGCCCTGCTCGGAGACCCGAACCCGCACATTCTGGACGGCACCGATCCGGCGAAGGCCGCGGCGAACCGGTCGGAGGAGTTGCGGGCCTGGCGTGAGGCGATGATGGGCCGGCTGCGGTGGACCGCGGTGGGCGCGCCGAACCCGGGCTGGGCCACGCAGGTCTTCGGCGAGCCGGACACCGAGCGGCTGTGGGAGGCGGTGGCCACGGCGATGCGGCTGGACGCCGAGGACCCGGCGGCGGCCTGGCGGGAGCGGGCGGCGACGCTGGCCGAGCGCGGTGCCGCGCTGGACGCGCTGGAGCTGACCTCGATCCGGTACGAGGGTTCCGGCACCGATCTCACCGTCGGCCTGATCCCCGGCTGCCTCTGGACCGGCGGCGGTCTCATCGACGAGGCCGGTATCGCGTACATGCCGAACATCCCCACCGAGGAGGTGTTCACCAGCCCGGACCGGTCGACTGCCGAGGGCACGCTCCGGGTGACGAAACCCCTGGTGCTGAACGGGCAGCTGGTCCTCGGTCTGCGGCTGGTCCTCGCCGCGGGGCGGATCGTGGAGGTGTCGGCGGACTCCGGGGTGGAGGCGGTGCGGGCGCAGCTGGAGTCCGACCCGGGTGCGCGTTACCTGGGTGAGGTCTCGCTGGTGGACCGCGACAGCCGGATCGCCCGGGCGGGCATCGTCTTCCACAACACGCTCTTCGACGAGAACGCCGGCTGTCACGTGGCCTGGGGTTCGAGTTTCCCGTTCGCGGTTCCCGGTGGGCTGGCCAAGTCCCAGGACGAGCGGGCGGCGCTGGGGTTGAACGTGTCGACGGTGCACACCGACGTGGTGATCGGCGGCGAGGGCATCACGGTGACCGGGACCGGCCCCAAAGGCGTGACCGAGATCATCCGCGACGACGAGTGGGTGCTCTGA
- a CDS encoding mechanosensitive ion channel family protein, producing the protein MTGDGLSRGLSDMWRSVVLSLPSVGAFLAILVAGYLLARLARTVTARTLRRLGFDRAVQRGPAGRLFRPGVPDPTDVCARLAFFAVLLISLQLAFGVWGPNPASDLLNVLIAWLPRLFVAIVVVVVAAALAGAAHDLILAVLGPLEYARVLAKAAAGVIVTLGVIAGLDQIGIATSVTRPLLIAVLATVAGVIVVGVGGGLVRPMQQRWEGWLDRAAAESAVIREQARAHRSTPPDPVPAPAPDPGGPDSPEPPGGRLTVPMPPAAPTSPPSPGAEPSPAAAKSAGADDVTVAQDWEKRWAEEERRTREPDDERTQVISPLGTAVLTPGVRPTPTPPPPDPASSSDGDGDDDPTVPTRLPGDADEEPTTFLTGHPESDDTTVVYERPKEQ; encoded by the coding sequence ATGACCGGAGACGGACTGAGCCGCGGCCTGAGCGACATGTGGCGGTCGGTGGTGCTGTCGTTGCCGTCGGTGGGCGCGTTCCTCGCGATCCTCGTCGCCGGTTACCTACTGGCCCGCCTGGCCCGCACCGTCACCGCCCGGACCCTGCGGCGGCTCGGTTTCGACCGGGCCGTGCAGCGCGGCCCGGCCGGGCGGCTGTTCAGGCCCGGCGTGCCCGATCCCACCGACGTGTGCGCCCGCCTCGCCTTCTTCGCGGTGCTGCTGATCAGCCTGCAACTCGCGTTCGGGGTGTGGGGTCCCAATCCGGCCAGTGACCTGCTCAACGTCCTGATCGCCTGGCTGCCGCGGCTCTTCGTGGCGATCGTGGTCGTGGTCGTCGCCGCGGCGCTCGCCGGTGCCGCCCACGACCTGATCCTGGCCGTGCTCGGGCCCCTCGAATACGCCCGGGTCCTCGCGAAAGCGGCCGCCGGGGTCATCGTCACCCTCGGGGTCATCGCCGGCCTGGACCAGATCGGCATCGCCACCTCGGTCACCCGGCCGCTCCTGATCGCGGTCCTCGCCACCGTCGCCGGGGTGATCGTCGTCGGGGTCGGCGGTGGCCTGGTCCGGCCGATGCAGCAGCGCTGGGAGGGGTGGCTCGACCGGGCCGCCGCCGAGTCGGCGGTGATTCGGGAGCAGGCCCGCGCCCACCGATCCACCCCGCCGGACCCAGTCCCAGCCCCGGCGCCGGATCCCGGCGGCCCGGATTCGCCCGAGCCTCCTGGTGGGCGGTTGACCGTGCCGATGCCGCCGGCCGCGCCGACTTCACCGCCTTCACCGGGCGCGGAGCCTTCACCGGCCGCGGCGAAGTCGGCGGGTGCGGATGACGTCACCGTGGCTCAGGACTGGGAGAAGCGATGGGCCGAGGAGGAACGCCGGACCCGGGAGCCGGACGACGAGCGGACGCAGGTGATCAGCCCACTCGGGACCGCGGTCCTCACTCCGGGGGTGCGACCGACACCGACGCCCCCGCCCCCGGACCCGGCTTCTTCCTCGGACGGCGACGGCGACGACGACCCGACGGTGCCTACCCGGTTGCCCGGTGACGCCGACGAGGAGCCGACCACGTTCCTCACCGGCCACCCGGAGAGCGACGACACCACCGTCGTCTACGAGCGCCCGAAAGAGCAATGA
- a CDS encoding Clp protease N-terminal domain-containing protein: MFERFTKAARDTVIGAQQQAATLGQHTIGTEHTLLALVAGEDPTIRAALHSAAGEVDEQFVRAAIIRHLGGDTPAQSIADRDAEDAEVLKSIGIDLEAVRAAIEENFGAGALRLPRPAPKKKGIFGRLSAGYQHRPFSARNKKVLELSLREALRLKHNYIAPEHIMLGILREGQGLAMLILTERGVDFDVARDRLTRALNTPAA, from the coding sequence ATGTTCGAACGATTCACCAAAGCCGCCCGCGACACCGTGATCGGTGCCCAGCAGCAGGCCGCCACACTGGGACAGCACACGATCGGCACCGAACACACCCTGCTGGCGCTGGTCGCCGGAGAGGACCCGACGATCCGCGCGGCTCTGCACAGCGCCGCCGGTGAGGTCGACGAACAGTTCGTCCGGGCGGCGATCATCCGGCACCTCGGCGGCGATACCCCGGCCCAGTCCATCGCCGACCGGGACGCCGAGGACGCCGAAGTACTCAAGTCCATCGGCATCGACCTGGAGGCGGTCCGGGCCGCCATCGAGGAGAACTTCGGGGCCGGAGCACTGCGGCTGCCGCGGCCGGCACCGAAGAAGAAGGGGATCTTCGGGCGGCTCTCCGCCGGATATCAACACCGGCCGTTCTCGGCTCGCAACAAGAAGGTGCTCGAGCTGTCGTTGCGGGAAGCGCTCCGGCTCAAACACAACTACATCGCGCCGGAACACATCATGCTCGGCATCCTGCGGGAGGGCCAAGGGCTGGCCATGCTGATCCTGACCGAGCGCGGCGTCGACTTCGACGTCGCCCGCGACCGCCTCACCCGGGCCCTCAACACACCGGCCGCCTGA